In Nocardioides bizhenqiangii, the DNA window CGGTGTTGGACAGACCGCGACCGACCAGCACGAGCACCTCCCGCTCGCGTTCGGTGAGACCGTCCAACCGCCGGTCCGGCGCGGGCGTCGTGGGGTCGGGCAGCGCCTCCGCGAAGTGCGCGAGCAGCCGCCGGGTGGTCGTCGGGGCGACGACCGAGTCGCCCTCGTGGACGGTCCGGATCGCGCCGAGCAGCGTGTCCGGGGTCGCGTCCTTGAGGAGGAACGCGGCGGCCCCGGCCTTGATCGCGGCGAACGCGTGCTCGTCGAGGTCGAACGTCGTGAGCACGACCACCTGCGGCGCTTCTTCCCGGGCGAGCAGCTGCCTGGTCGCCTCGATGCCGTCCATCCGCGGCATCCGCACGTCCATCAGCACCACGTCGCACGAGGTGACGGCCAGCCGTTCGAGGGCCTCGCCACCGTCGCCCGCCTCGCCGACGACGGTCAGGTCCGGCTGGCTGTCGATGAGCATCCGGAAGCCGGCGCGCACCAGCTCCTGGTCGTCGACGAGGAACACCCGGATCTGCGCGTCCTCAGGCCTCACAGGGAGATCCTTGCGTGCACGGCGAACCCGCCGCCCGGCCGGGGGCCCGCCTCCAGGTGACCGCCGTGGGTGGTCACCCGCTCGCGCATGCCGGTGAGCCCCAGCCCGCGCCCGTCGTACGGCGCCGCGGCCCCCCTGCCGTCGTCGGACACGTCGACCACGAGCCCGCCGTCCACCCGCAGCCGCACCGTCGCCGTCGCGCCGGGGCCGGCGTGCTTGCGGACGTTGGTGAGCGCCTCCTGGACGACTCGGTACGCGGTCAGGGCGACCCCGTCGGAGACGGGAGGGAGCGGGTCGGGGAGCTCGGAGGCGACCGTCGTACCGGCCCGTCGGGCCTCCTCGATCAGCGCCGGGAGGTCGGTGAGCCGTGGCTGCGGCTCGGTCTCGCCGACCCCGGACCGCAGCAGGCCGAGCATCCTCCGCATCTCGGCGATCGCCTCCCGACCGGCTTCTGCGATGGTGGCGAGCGCCGGCGCTGCCACTCCTGGGTCCTGGGCGGCGGCGGCCCGGGCGCCGTCCGCCTGGACCACGATGGTCGTCAGGCCGTGCGCGACCACGTCGTGCATCTCCCTGGCGATCCGGTGCCGCTCCTCGATCGCCGCCAGCGCCGCCTGCTGGGTCGCCTCCCGTTCGAGGCGCTCACCGCGCTCGACCAGTGCGTCGACATACGCCTGCCGGGTGCGCCGGAGCGCGCCGACCGCCGACGCCGTGACGACGATCGCGCCGATGGACAGCGCGTACGCGACGTAGGCGGTCTCGGAGGAGTCGGGGTAGGGACGCAACCAGTCGTACGACGCGATGCCCGCGCCGACCAGTCCGACTGCGGCCGCGGCGAGCGACGCCGCGGTGGAGCCGTACCGGGCCACGGAGTAGACCGCGACCGGGACCGCGACCTGTCCCCACAACGGCTCGTCGACGAGGAGCGCTTGGACGCCGCACGCCGCCGCGACCACCGCGAACACCGCTGTCGGGTGCCGGCGGCGGAAGACGAGCGGCGCGATCTGGACGAGCATCAGCAGCGCCTCGACGCGGCTGCCCCAGATGAGGAAGACCGGCACGGGCAGGAGCAGGAAGCCCACCAGGGCGACGTCGAACCACCGCTCGCCGCGCGGTCCGAGCCGGAACGGGTGCCGGACCTGTCGTGCCACCCGGTCACGGTAGACGGCAGGCGGCGGCGTCACGTCAGACCGTGGGTGGATCCTCGGGTGTCGGCCGTCCGACCGTGGTCGTCACGCCCGGATCACGCCGAGATCTTGTCGGCCAGCACGATCCAGGTGAAGAACGAGATGCCGAGCAGCATCCCGACGTGCCCGAGGATCGAGAGGGCCGGCCCCTGGGCCCACGTGTCTCCCGTGGCGTCGGCAGCGTGCTTGCTGGGACGCGACATCCACCGGCCGAGGATGAGGAGCCCGATCAGGACCTCGATCCACCAGACGGCGAGCGTCACGATGCCGACGACGTCGTCGGGCGAGGTCAGGTAGTACACCCAGACGCCGAGGGCGACGACGCCGACCAGGGTGTGTGCGTTGACGACAGCCCTCGGCACCAGCGCGTGGCCCGACTGCTGTGCCTCGTTGGACAACCGCATCCGGGTCAGCAGCACCACCACGGCCGCTAGACCGGTCAGCAGCCAGACCGCGTTGTCGAGAGTCACGGCCGCATCGTGGCACAGGTTGTGACCCGGGCCACAGCGTCTCGCTGCGACTAGGGTTCCCCCATGACCAAGTGGGAGTACCAGGTGGCGCCCGTCCTCAACCACGTCGCGGCGCAGATCCTCAACAACTTCGGGCAGGACGGCTGGGAGCTGGTGACGCTCGTCCCCGGCCAGGGCGGCAACGACATCGCTTACTTCAAGCGCCCCGCGGAGGGCTGAGTCGTGGCTGATGGCAAGAGCCCCGAAGAGCGGTTGGCCGAGCTCGGCCTGGGTGTCCCGGAGGTCGTGCCGCCGGTGGCGGTCTACGTGCCCGCGGTGCGGGTTGGCTCTCTCGTCTACACCGCCGGCCAGCTGCCGATGCTCGACGGCGCGCTGATGGCGACCGGCAAGGTCGGTGGAGAGGTCACCGCCGAGCAGGCGACCGCCTGCGCGCAGCAGTGCGCGCTCAACGCGATCGCGGCGATCCGCTCGGTCGCCGGCGACCTCACCCACGTGCGGATCGTCAAGGTGGTGGCGTTCGTGGCGTCGACGCCGGACTTCACCGGCCAGCCCGGCGTGGCGAACGGCGCCTCGGAGCTCTTCGGGTCGGTCTTCGGCGACGCCGGCGTGCACGCCCGCTCGGCGGTCGGGGTGCCGGTGCTGCCGCTCGACGCCCCGGTCGAGGTCGAGGTCACCGCGGAGATCGTGGGGTGACCGGTACGCCGCCGGCCAAGGGCTTCGCCCGGATCCCGCTGCCGCAGAGCCTGGTCGACCAGGCCCAGGCCCACCGCGACGGGACGACAGAGCCGGCGGAGCCCCGCAACGCCGCCACCGTGGTGCTGATGCGGGAGGGCAGCGCGGGACCGGAGGTCTACCTGCTCCGTCGCCAGCGGGTGATGGCGTTCGCGGGCGGGATGGCGGTCTTCCCCGGTGGTGGGGTCGACCCGCGCGACTTCGACAGCTCGGTGGCGTGGGCGGGGCCGACGCCGGCCGACTGGGCAGCACGACTGGGCGTGGAGGAGGACCTGGCGCGCGCGATCGTGTGCGCCGCCGTACGGGAGACGTTCGAGGAGTCGAGCGTCCTGCTCGCCGGAGAGTCCGCCGACACGGTCGTCGCCGACACCACCGGCGTCGACTGGGAGGCAGACCGGGTGGCGCTGGAGTCGCGCGAGCTGTCGATGACCGACTTCCTGACCCGGCGCGGGCTGGTGCTCCGCACCGATCTGCTGGGCGCGTGGTCGGGCTGGCTGACCCCGACGTTCGAGCCGCGTCGCTACCGCACCTGGTTCTTCGTCGCGGTGCTGCCGGA includes these proteins:
- a CDS encoding response regulator encodes the protein MLIDSQPDLTVVGEAGDGGEALERLAVTSCDVVLMDVRMPRMDGIEATRQLLAREEAPQVVVLTTFDLDEHAFAAIKAGAAAFLLKDATPDTLLGAIRTVHEGDSVVAPTTTRRLLAHFAEALPDPTTPAPDRRLDGLTEREREVLVLVGRGLSNTEIAREFTVSEATVKTHIGRLLAKTASRDRVHLVVLAYETGLVP
- a CDS encoding sensor histidine kinase, encoding MARQVRHPFRLGPRGERWFDVALVGFLLLPVPVFLIWGSRVEALLMLVQIAPLVFRRRHPTAVFAVVAAACGVQALLVDEPLWGQVAVPVAVYSVARYGSTAASLAAAAVGLVGAGIASYDWLRPYPDSSETAYVAYALSIGAIVVTASAVGALRRTRQAYVDALVERGERLEREATQQAALAAIEERHRIAREMHDVVAHGLTTIVVQADGARAAAAQDPGVAAPALATIAEAGREAIAEMRRMLGLLRSGVGETEPQPRLTDLPALIEEARRAGTTVASELPDPLPPVSDGVALTAYRVVQEALTNVRKHAGPGATATVRLRVDGGLVVDVSDDGRGAAAPYDGRGLGLTGMRERVTTHGGHLEAGPRPGGGFAVHARISL
- a CDS encoding RidA family protein → MADGKSPEERLAELGLGVPEVVPPVAVYVPAVRVGSLVYTAGQLPMLDGALMATGKVGGEVTAEQATACAQQCALNAIAAIRSVAGDLTHVRIVKVVAFVASTPDFTGQPGVANGASELFGSVFGDAGVHARSAVGVPVLPLDAPVEVEVTAEIVG
- a CDS encoding NUDIX hydrolase — translated: MTGTPPAKGFARIPLPQSLVDQAQAHRDGTTEPAEPRNAATVVLMREGSAGPEVYLLRRQRVMAFAGGMAVFPGGGVDPRDFDSSVAWAGPTPADWAARLGVEEDLARAIVCAAVRETFEESSVLLAGESADTVVADTTGVDWEADRVALESRELSMTDFLTRRGLVLRTDLLGAWSGWLTPTFEPRRYRTWFFVAVLPEGQVTRDVSTESTEVLWLSAAEALSRAESGELMMLPPTYLTCLEVLQHRSPGAVLEAAADRDVSMFTPEVVPDGDEFVLSRPAHLDPLLQERFG